A part of Synergistaceae bacterium genomic DNA contains:
- a CDS encoding mechanosensitive ion channel, translated as MHRKLLLLLFSLLIITIAPSVFYGAEENEMAADYVTRIKNEISADISKLRDTAEAELADMRLTSSDITNRIHELEAMSQTLSDDMAAWGYTPEQREIHANIVSELITAYSAYLGLVQGQTVRQPDSNDISILANIASPDINASDNLRQEISKVSRGLDVQVFYLQSKVSKLKLDLAEASSLRKQLKAAQEGGEALEFPHTHIIMLENARIDAALTRLQVREQMKFFEANISAILRLRRRLSDMQGKLSFPQSLLESNIEKLNARLKELSTEMSEARKALDSANSSLKRARVTLGSADVNILTNASASYMARSVRVRYWEYMITMLNEEAAFIRELQEVWRKRYKLFNDTAAGEEIWRIREESQTRIAELQRQLDGVRSMENAMIRDVNSAQAQANAEGITGIVQQNLLQVVSNRRKIISDIFEIYGLLIPRMVFYYQRLYDEASDKMSAVRLAEKVSEFSKETVMNFLNTELWQGEGYSVTVSKLTIAVAVLLSSFFLSSWGSRWIKRRIMKRAKASITAANAIQRITFYILWIAFALIALNIVDIPLTAFAFMGGAIAVGIGFGMQNIFNNLISGFIVIFSRPFKVNDIVEVAGTQGVVEDIGSRSTTIKTWDGLDVVLPNRYFLENTVTNWTGSDIKKREILKVSVSYDADSRKVEKILLDVAGGHSNVLKNPAPFVIFKNFGDDGLEFEIYYWFELRKGSGAKISSDMRHHIAAVFKREGIDIPYPQRVIHMAGNDSAKIPEAADNDRESAE; from the coding sequence TTGCACAGAAAATTATTGCTGTTATTGTTCTCACTTCTCATAATTACGATAGCTCCATCAGTTTTTTACGGCGCGGAAGAAAACGAAATGGCCGCCGATTACGTTACAAGAATCAAAAACGAAATCAGCGCGGACATCTCAAAACTCAGGGACACAGCTGAAGCCGAGCTTGCCGATATGAGACTCACAAGCTCAGACATCACAAACCGCATTCATGAGCTTGAAGCGATGAGTCAGACTCTCTCCGATGACATGGCCGCATGGGGCTACACTCCCGAACAAAGAGAGATTCACGCGAATATCGTCTCAGAATTAATCACGGCATATTCCGCCTATCTCGGACTCGTTCAGGGTCAGACAGTCCGCCAGCCAGACTCAAATGATATATCAATCCTCGCGAATATCGCCTCACCCGACATAAACGCAAGCGACAATTTACGGCAGGAAATCTCAAAAGTCTCACGCGGACTCGATGTTCAGGTGTTCTATTTGCAGTCGAAAGTCAGCAAGCTAAAATTAGACCTCGCAGAAGCATCATCACTCCGAAAACAGCTCAAAGCAGCCCAAGAAGGCGGCGAGGCTCTCGAATTTCCTCACACTCATATAATTATGCTTGAGAACGCACGAATAGACGCTGCATTAACCCGGCTTCAGGTTCGCGAGCAGATGAAATTTTTTGAGGCTAACATCTCGGCGATTTTGCGGCTAAGGAGACGGCTTTCCGATATGCAGGGCAAACTGTCATTCCCGCAGTCGTTATTAGAATCCAACATTGAGAAACTGAACGCCAGACTCAAAGAATTAAGCACGGAAATGAGCGAGGCTCGCAAGGCTTTGGACTCTGCAAATTCATCGCTAAAACGCGCAAGGGTTACTCTCGGTTCTGCTGACGTAAACATTCTCACGAACGCTTCAGCCTCATACATGGCAAGGAGCGTTAGAGTCCGTTACTGGGAATACATGATAACAATGCTCAATGAGGAAGCAGCATTTATACGCGAGCTTCAGGAAGTCTGGCGCAAAAGATACAAGCTCTTCAACGACACAGCAGCAGGCGAGGAAATATGGAGGATACGCGAGGAGTCTCAGACAAGAATCGCAGAATTACAGAGGCAGCTTGACGGAGTGCGCTCGATGGAGAATGCAATGATCCGCGATGTAAATTCCGCGCAGGCTCAGGCAAATGCGGAGGGCATTACGGGAATCGTTCAGCAGAATCTTCTTCAGGTCGTCAGCAACAGGCGCAAAATTATTTCGGACATATTCGAAATATACGGGCTGCTGATTCCCCGTATGGTTTTCTACTATCAGAGGCTATATGATGAGGCAAGCGACAAAATGAGCGCGGTACGCCTCGCCGAGAAAGTAAGCGAGTTCAGCAAAGAGACCGTTATGAATTTCCTGAACACGGAATTATGGCAGGGCGAAGGATATTCCGTAACAGTCAGCAAACTAACGATAGCTGTTGCTGTATTGCTCTCAAGTTTCTTCCTCAGCTCATGGGGCAGCAGATGGATAAAACGCCGGATAATGAAACGCGCAAAGGCCAGCATAACCGCGGCGAATGCGATTCAGCGCATAACGTTCTATATATTGTGGATAGCGTTCGCATTGATTGCCCTGAATATCGTTGACATTCCTTTGACTGCGTTCGCGTTCATGGGCGGAGCTATTGCGGTCGGTATAGGTTTCGGAATGCAAAATATCTTCAACAACCTCATAAGCGGCTTCATCGTGATATTCTCGCGCCCCTTCAAGGTGAATGACATTGTGGAGGTTGCCGGGACTCAGGGAGTCGTTGAGGACATCGGCTCACGGTCAACAACTATAAAGACATGGGACGGACTCGACGTTGTATTGCCCAACCGTTATTTTCTTGAGAATACCGTAACAAACTGGACAGGCTCAGACATAAAGAAGCGCGAAATTCTGAAGGTCAGCGTGTCATATGACGCAGACTCGCGGAAGGTTGAGAAAATATTGCTTGACGTTGCGGGCGGGCATTCAAACGTTCTGAAGAATCCTGCGCCGTTTGTTATCTTCAAGAATTTCGGGGATGACGGACTCGAATTTGAGATATATTACTGGTTCGAGCTGAGAAAAGGATCGGGCGCAAAAATATCAAGCGACATGAGGCATCATATAGCAGCTGTATTCAAGCGTGAGGGAATCGATATACCCTACCCGCAGAGAGTCATACACATGGCCGGAAACGACAGCGCAAAAATCCCGGAGGCCGCCGACAATGACAGAGAGTCAGCAGAATGA